In a genomic window of Helianthus annuus cultivar XRQ/B chromosome 10, HanXRQr2.0-SUNRISE, whole genome shotgun sequence:
- the LOC110887039 gene encoding uncharacterized protein LOC110887039, translating to MTDTNEDEATQQEQLKTMISEEIGRAMQASIPHLAQEVESYVLEVVETMVASKMDELKGMIGEMKGKKGTRKCTYKEFMACNPLPFKGEIDPIACQRWIASTEAVFIRSHCEKEDQVMFATGLLQLRAKDWWDVYSKEIGEEKVQVLTWQEFKEPFLKYHCPQSAIDKIQEDFLHLHQKDETIDEITNIFLDKLKFCKDIAGTERMKINRYYGMLKAEYREFIIPAKCETLNELIDLARDREIEIRRQAERGEKRVSENVSSSNPSKKPKFQDQSKKDKAKGSIPKCKTCGKLHTGECLKGKKGCYNCGQEGHPYYRCPNPSRTCYNCFQPGHIKAECPKLQQKTDKEARKEEAPRAKGRMF from the coding sequence ATGACGGATACGAATGAGGATGAAGCGACACAACAAGAACAACTGAAAACTATGATCTCGGAAGAGATTGGAAGGGCAATGCAAGCAAGTATTCCTCATTTAGCCCAAGAAGTAGAAAGTTATGTGCTGGAAGTGGTAGAAACAATGGTGGCGAGTAAGATGGACGAGTTGAAGGGAATGATTGGTGAAATGAAAGGAAAGAAAGGAACTCGCAAATGCACATACAAAGAATTTATGGCGTGCAACCCATTACCATTTAAAGGAGAAATTGATCCTATAGCATGTCAAAGGTGGATTGCAAGTACGGAAGCGGTGTTCATAAGGAGTCATTGTGAAaaggaggatcaagtgatgttcgCCACCGGTTTGCTACAACTCCGAGCTAAAGACTGGTGGGATGTTTATAGTAAAGAGATTGGGGAAGAAAAAGTTCAAGTCTTGACATGGCAAGAGTTCAAGGAACCTTTTCTAAAGTACCACTGTCCGCAATCTGCCATTGACAAGATCCAAGAAGATTTCTTACATCTTCATCAGAAAGATGAAACCATTGATGAAATCACCAACATTTTCCTTGACAAGCTGAAATTCTGTAAAGATATAGCAGGAACGGAAAGAATGAAAATAAACCGCTATTACGGTATGTTGAAGGCTGAATATCGGGAGTTCATAATTCCCGCTAAATGTGAAACTTTGAATGAGCTCATTGACTTGGCCCGAGATAGGGAGATTGAAATTAGAAGACAGGCAGAAAGAGGCGAAAAGAGAGTGTCTGAGAATGTTTCCAGCTCGAACCCGTCAAAGAAACCGAAATTTCAAGATCAGAGCAAGAAGGATAAGGCGAAGGGTAGCATTCCGAAATGCAAAACGTGCGGAAAGTTACACACGGGGGAGTGTTTAAAGGGGAAGAAGGGCTGTTACAATTGTGGGCAAGAGGGACATCCATATTATAGATGTCCTAATCCTTCCAGAACGTGCTACAACTGTTTCCAACCGGGTCATATTAAGGCTGAGTGTCCCAAGCTTCAACAGAAAACTGATAAAGAAGCAAGAAAGGAGGAAGCCCCAAGGGCTAAGGGGAGGATGTTTTAG